A region of Pseudorasbora parva isolate DD20220531a chromosome 14, ASM2467924v1, whole genome shotgun sequence DNA encodes the following proteins:
- the si:ch211-212d10.1 gene encoding granzyme B — protein MSILWHITTLLLLRSCTPGFSMNDGIVGGRVSIPHSRPYMVYIRVSESKICDGVLVREDFVITAAHCNASHLMVYLGVDDTTILPDGVAVKRIPHPDFKEGTIGHDIMLLKLKTPAILSKNVKTIALPKTENLKHEIVKNCMVMGWGLQSYYTHGSPSKVLRETNVTLIDSKNCGTNDTLCSEGTTGPALGDSGGPLVCGNVANGIVSFFQPKENHRTSYTDISKYLPWIHHHMN, from the exons ATGAGCATCCTTTGGCACATAACCACTCTGCTACTGCTGCGTTCCTGCACTCCAG GTTTCTCCATGAATGATGGTATTGTTGGTGGTAGAGTCTCTATTCCACACAGTCGACCCTACATGGTCTATATTCGTGTCTCTGAATCAAAAATATGTGACGGTGTTTTGGTAAGAGAGGATTTTGTAATCACAGCAGCCCACTGTAATGCAAG TCATCTTATGGTGTATTTGGGTGTCGATGACACCACAATTTTACCTGACGGTGTAGCTGTAAAACGAATTCCACATCCAGACTTCAAAGAGGGTACAATAGGTCATGACATCATGCTTCTAAAG cttaaAACCCCagcaattttgagcaaaaaTGTTAAGACTATCGCCTTGCCAAAAACAGAAAATCTCAAACATGAAATCGTAAAGAATTGCATGGTCATGGGTTGGGGTTTGCAGAGCTACTACACTCATGGGTCTCCATCAAAGGTCCTCAGAGAAACAAATGTAACTCTGATAGACTCTAAAAACTGTGGGACGAATGATACTCTGTGCAGCGAGGGAACAACAGGCCCAGCACTG GGAGACTCTGGGGGTCCACTTGTTTGTGGAAATGTTGCAAACGGAATTGTATCTTTTTTCCAGCCAAAAGAAAACCACCGCACAAGTTACACTGATATTTCCAAATACCTTCCATGGATTCATCATCATATGAATTAA